From Camelina sativa cultivar DH55 chromosome 20, Cs, whole genome shotgun sequence, the proteins below share one genomic window:
- the LOC104768566 gene encoding uncharacterized protein LOC104768566 isoform X1, whose product MVIERVHRTGKVLNPRMFKLWVSNLGIGIIKALPLFKKLDGRTRGRIKITTRKQLSDNSMANLVWEHDGVGYEHDFTWLEKSSIQIELGIAEFWGCKTFGMEFLVSSQKIQPSHYMFVNEPKEKTQKLDSECKWVQNKQRLSLHLEDKTDLSGASSSRCRWLVFDRGKKELRIMEDDGTKAKAESPQGNRLKLYDIIAGEEVVLWEIPGVEIVVEFWLFGLMAIVNAVTKWKHYGIHKELGPILSQWKHDRSPFIPKLLDDKRKSVYMPKHLFERYLSIKDVGYPVEFDKLTLNHFENFFVRNFAFGVSHSPRPPELIICLVGSLLWTPTEVRSQDGYSENNKVEQMLRELNQTEIYLLSNPLSSLPLINSGYFG is encoded by the coding sequence ATGGTCATTGAGAGAGTTCACAGAACTGGTAAGGTTTTGAATCCTAGAATGTTTAAGTTGTGGGTCTCAAATTTGGGTATAGGTATTATTAAGGCGTTGCCACTGTTTAAGAAGCTTGATGGGCGTACAAGAGGAAGGATTAAGATTACGACAAGAAAACAACTTTCTGATAATTCTATGGCCAATCTAGTTTGGGAACATGATGGAGTAGGATATGAGCATGATTTTACTTGGTTAGAGAAGAGTAGTATACAGATTGAACTGGGAATTGCTGAGTTTTGGGGATGCAAAACATTTGGTATGGAGTTTCTAGTGTCAAGCCAGAAGATACAGCCAAGTCATTACATGTTCGTCAATGAACCCAAGGAGAAGACACAAAAGCTAGATAGTGAGTGTAAGTGGGTACAAAACAAACAGCGCTTGTCACTTCATCTTGAGGACAAGACGGATCTTTCAGGGGCGAGTAGTAGTAGGTGTAGATGGTTGGTATTTGATAGAGGAAAGAAGGAGCTTAGAATCATGGAGGATGACGGTACTAAAGCAAAAGCAGAATCACCACAAGGAAATAGACTGAAGTTGTATGACATTATTGCAGGAGAAGAAGTGGTGTTATGGGAGATTCCGGGTGTGGAAATAGTCGTGGAGTTCTGGCTGTTTGGGTTGATGGCAATTGTCAATGCAGTAACAAAGTGGAAGCATTACGGGATTCATAAAGAGTTGGGACCAATACTTAGTCAATGGAAGCATGATAGATCTCCTTTCATTCCAAAGTTACTagatgacaaaagaaaaagtgtcTACATGCCAAAGCATCTGTTTGAGCGTTACCTTAGTATTAAAGATGTTGGGTATCCAGTGGAGTTTGACAAGCTCACCTTAAATCATTTTGAGAACTTTTTTGTTAGAAACTTCGCTTTTGGAGTGTCTCATTCACCAAGGCCACCAGAACTGATTATCTGCTTAGTAGGATCATTGTTGTGGACTCCAACAGAAGTGAGGTCTCAAGATGGATATAGTGAGAACAACAAGGTGGAACAGATGCTGAGAGAATTGAACCAGACTGAAATCTATCTTCTCTCTAATCCTCTATCTTCTCTTCCCTTAATCAATTCTGGTTACTTTGGTTAG